A genomic region of Metopolophium dirhodum isolate CAU chromosome 1, ASM1992520v1, whole genome shotgun sequence contains the following coding sequences:
- the LOC132941837 gene encoding uncharacterized protein LOC132941837 — MSSQRSGCEKRKRKACKEAELLKIKSKCSIKNYFTSSTSNFQSSSAENTTDSISDSTKKIENKELHSDDASADNTTDSIFESSKKSENKELHSDDTSAENTTDSIFNSSKQSENKELYSDDVNMVNVYDPVNPSKDRLEFQNRILKGRYKPILDLYPRSLQNSKKRV, encoded by the exons ATGTCAAGTCAACGAAGTGGTTGTGAAAAGAGAAAACGTAAAGCCTGTAAAGAAGCagaactattaaaaattaaaagtaaatgttcaataaaaaattattttacatcaagcacatccaattttcaaagtt CTAGTGCAGAAAATACAACAGATTCTATATCTGACAGCacaaagaaaattgaaaataaggaACTACATAGTGATGatg CTAGTGCAGATAATACAACAGATTCCATATTCgaaagttcaaagaaaagtgAAAATAAGGAACTACATAGTGATGata CTAGTGCAGAAAATACAACAGATTCTATATtcaacagttcaaaacaaagtGAAAATAAGGAACTATATAGTGATGATG ttaatATGGTGAATGTATATGATCCGGTTAATCCATCAAAAGATCGCTTAGAGTTccaaaatcgaattttgaaaGGACGTTACAAGCCTATATTAGATCTTTATCCACGGTCACTTCAAAACTCTAAAAAAAG AGTATAG